The Acidaminococcus fermentans DSM 20731 sequence CTATATTGATGACCTCAGCTACTGGATCCCCAATATGACGGCCCTGCGCCAGCAGGTGGCCCGGCTCCAGGGCGAGGAGCCCGGGGAAGGATACCGGCTGGCCGCCCAGGCCGCCAAGAAAAAGTATGATGAACTGCTGGGGACCAACAGTGCCGCCGGCAGCGGAGAAAAACGGAAAATCGAAATCAGGAGCCAGGAACTGAAGAAGGCGGTGGAGCAGTCCCGGAAAATGGATGGGGAAAAGGCGGGGATGCCGGCAGGAAACGGCAGCAGCGCCGCCAGGGAAAGAACGGCACCCAATCTGCCGCCGCCTCCTCAAAAAAACCTCAAGGCATCCCTGGTGAACTGCAGCGGCAATCCCCGCTATGGGGTGGAAGCCGCCAATGATGCCCGGAATGCGGGATTTTCCATTGTCAGCATCACCAATGGCAGCCCCATGGACCGGACCCAGGTGCTGATCAACGCCGGCAGCACGGCAGCAGAGGAACGGACCGGGGCCCTGCCTTTCGACTTCCAGCTGATCCAGGGAGCGGTAAGCCCCAGCAGCGGGGATGTGGTGATCTATGTGGGGAAGGATTATGGGAAGTAGGGGTGCTGCCCAAGTAACACCCCTTTTTTACCCTACTAACAGCATATGAATTCACCAATAAATAAAAAAACTATGAAAAAACAGAAAATAATCTTGCATATTGTATACAAGCGTGTTATAATGTTCCTGTAAGTTGAAGTTGCCCCTCATTTGGCCCTTGTTTTACAGGGGCTTTTTTTTTATGCTTTTTCGGGAAGGGTTTGTGAAAAATGAGTCAATTGAAGAAAATAAAGTATGCTATAATGGCAATACTGTAAATAAAGGGAAGAGGGGAAGCCTGTGGGATTTGAAGAAATACTCCAACTGCTGATGGATGTACTCTTTCCTCCGACCCTGGGATTCCTGTTCCGGCTGGATGTGGAGCTGACCATAGCGGCTTTCCTCCTTACTACGGCGTTCTATGTGGTCCTGGTGGTACCGCTGTTCTATCTGTACATCCGGATGGGTGGGATGCTGTAGGGGAGCCATTGACAAAACGGAGTTACACGCCTAAAATGGGAACCATAACAAATTGTATACAAAATGCGGGATTGTCCCGCAGAGCAGGAAAGTAGGATGGTAGAAAATGCATATCGATATCCATACCCGGTTCATAACCCTGTTGGGAGATCCCCTGGCCCAGTCCTTTGCGGCCCGGATGCAGAACCGGGGCTATGAGGCGGCCGGGCTGAACCTGGTGTACTTCTACACCATCACCGGCCAGGAACACCTGGGTGACATTGTGAACGGGCTACGGTACATGCCCGTTGCCGGGTTTGCTGTTACAAAGCCCAACAAGGTAAAAGTGCTGGAATATCTGGATGAACTGGATCCCCTCTGCCGGAAAATGGGCTCCAGCAACACGGTGGTGAAGCTGCCGGACGGGCGGCTGAAGGGATACAATACCGACGGTACGGGCTTTTACACGGCACTGACGGAAGCCGGCATCGACGTGACGAAGGAAAGGTTTTTCTGCTTCGGCAGCGGCGGCGCCGGCCGGGCCATGTGCTCGGTGCTGGCCTATCATGGTGCGACGAAGATCTGGATCACGGACCTGTTTCCGGAAAGTGCCCGCAGCCTGGTGGAAGACATCAACAAAAACTTCGCCCCGGTGGCCGAAATGGTTCCCTATGAGGATTTCTCCAAAGTGGGAGAAGCCACAGTGGTGTTGAACGCCAGCGGCGTGGGCATGGGGCAGAGCATCGGGAAAACGCCCCTGCCCCCGGAATTCATCCAAAAGGACCAGTTCTATTTCGACGCCTGTTACAACCCGGCCCGGACCCGGTTCCTGGAAAATGCGGAAAAGGCCGGCTGCCGGGTCATGAACGGCCTCACCATGAGTCTGTACCAGGGCACGGCCCAGGTGGAACTGTGGTCGGGGCAGAAGGCACCGGAGGAAGCCATGCGCCGGGAACTGGAGAAGATCCTGGAAGAAAAGAAGCAGCAGGACTGAGGGTCCTGCCCCCAAGCAGGAAAGTAGAATGGAGAGTATGATGATGGAAAATGTGAAGGAAAGCAGCAAGGCAGTACAACAAAAGAATTCTTTGAACGCTCTGATCCACTGGCTGGATCTGCACCTGGAAGAGACTTTTCTGGTGGTGATGCTGGTTCTCATTGCCGGCGTGACCATGCTCCAGGTCATTGTCCGGAAAATCCCCGGCATGGCCTCTCTCACCTGGGCAGAAGAACTGTGCCGGTTCCTGTGGATCTGGAGCGTTTTTCTGTCCCTGCCCTATACCATCCGGACGGACAGCATGCTCCGGGTGGGGGTGCTGAAGGATCTGCTGCCGGAAACCCTCCGGAAGGTGCTGAACCTGGCGGTGGACGGCATTACCCTGGGCTGCATGAGTGTCCTGGGGCTCTATGGGGTGGAAGTGGTTTCCGTCATCGGGGAAAGCCATGAGATTTCCCCGGCCATGCAGTGGCCCATGGCGTTTGTGTACAGCTTCATGGTATTGGGCTTTTTCCTGGCGGCGCTGCGGGCCGTCCAGATGCTCTGGTTCCATGTCCAGCATCTCCAGGAACCGGAACTGTCCACCCTGGAACAGACTCTCCGGGATGCAGCCGATGAAACGGCACTGGCCCAGGAAGGAGATGACTGACGGTGCAGGCGGTACTGATCTTTTCCGTTTTTCTCCTGGCCATTGCCCTGTCCCTGCCCATCGGCATCAGCATGATCCTGGGGGCCACGGCTCCCATTGCCCTGTTCCATCAGGGCGGGACCATGGGACAGGTGCTGAACAACGCGTTTTCCGGGGCCAATTCCACCCCCATCCTGGCAGTTCCCCTGTTCATCCTGGGCGGGGTGATCATGGCCAAGGGCGGGATTTCCCGGAAACTGTTCAATTTCTTTGCTTTTTTTGCCGGCCGGATCCCCGGGGGACTGCCCTGTGCCGTGATCCTGACCTGTCTGTTCTATGGTGCCATTTCCGGTTCCGGCCCGGCTACCACGGCAGCGGTGGGAGCCATGTGCGTCCCCTTCCTGACAGAACTGGGCTATGACAAAACCTGGAGTGCCGGGCTGGTGGCGGTGGCAGGCGGCCTGGGAGTCATCATCCCGCCCTCCATTCCCTTTGTGCTCTATTCCCTGGCCACCGGGGTTTCCACCGGCAAGCTGTTCCTGGCGGGAATCATTCCCGGGTTCCTGGTGGGGCTGGCCCTGATGGTCTATGCGGTGATCCACTGTCTCCGGAACGGGGAAGACAAGGCCAAAGTCCGGGAACGGATGGACGAACTGTCCCGTCTGGGCTTTTTCCGGTTGTTCCGGGACAGTTCCTGGGCCCTGCTCTGCCCGGTCATTGTCCTGGGGGGCATCTATACCGGGTTCACCACGCCCACGGAAGCAGCGGCGGTTTCTGTTTTTTATGCCCTGCTGGTATCTCTTTTTGTTTACCGGACCATGACCTTCGGGGATATCCTGCCCATGCTCCGGGAATCGGTCCGGACCTATGGGGGACTGGCCTTCGTCCTGGCTTTTGCCACGGCCTTTGGCCGGGTACTTTCCATGACCCGGGCCACCAAGGTGGTGGAAAGCTTCATCCTGGGGAACTTTACTTCCGGGGTGGCAGTACTGACGGTACTGGTGCTGATTTTCCTGCTCCTGGGGATGGTCATGGATACGGGACCGGCCATCATCATCCTGGTGCCGGTGCTGCTCCCTGCCTGCAAAAAACTGGGGGTGGATCCGGTCCATCTGGGGGTGGTGCTGGTATGCTGCCTGTCCATCGGGCTGGCGACGCCGCCTTTTGGACTGGATCTGTTTGTGGCCGGGAACATTGCCGGGAAGCAGCCCATGAGCGTGGCCCGGAAATCCATTCCTTTTATCTGTGCGTTCCTGGCGGCGCTGGTGGGAATCACCTATATTCCGGCTCTTTCCACCTTCCTGCCGGCCCTTTGGTAACGATCCTGTACAGAGAGAGGAAAATACAATGGAAAAACCATGGAAAAAACTGGCCGGTCTCTGTCTGGCAGGACTGCTCCTTTTCGGGGTCACCGCCTGCGGGAAAGCACCGGCTGCCGCAAAGCCTGAAGAAAAAACAGCGGGGCCCTATAAGAATCTGCCCCAGGTGGTGCTGGTAGGGGGAGATTCTGCCGGAAAAGGGTCCGTGGGCCAGAAGTTCGGGGAACTGGTGGCCCGGAAAGTGGAAGAGAAATCCGGTGGACGGCTGAAAATCGATTACCATCCCAATGCGGAACTGGGAGGGGATGAAGACCTTCTCCGGCAGCTCCGGGCCAATGATATCCAGCTGGTGGTGGGCCAGATGGCTCCGGTGACGGCTTTCGTGCCGGAAGGAGCGGTGTTCGACCTGCCCATGGTCTTCGCTCCCTATGACGGAAAGACCATCGACCGGGTGCTGAATGGACCGGGCCCCTTCCGGCAGAAACTGGCCGCCGCCTACGAAAAAGCCGGGCTCCATTACATGGGGACCCTTCAGAACGGGACCTACCGGCTGATGACCTCCAACCGGCCGGTGAAGACGGTGGAGGATTTCAGGGGGCTGAAGATCCGGACCATGAGCAACCGGAACCATATGGCCTTCTGGTCCGCTCTGGGCGCCAATCCCACCCCCCTGGCCTGGCCGGAACTGTATTTCTCCCTTCAGAGCGGCATCGTGGATGCGGAGGAAAATGCGGCGGACAGCATCCTTTCCGCCAATTTCAACGAAGTCCAGAAATACGTGGGGGAAACCAACGTGATTCTCTATGCCAATGAAATGGTCCTGAACCAAAAAGCCTGGGACAGCCTGCCGGAAGCCTACCGACAGGTACTGGACCAGTCCGTCCGGGAGGCCCTGGAAGAACTGTCGCCCACCCTGGTCCAGGTGGACCGGGACTGCAAAGAGAAGCTTCAGAAAAAGGGCATGACCCTGGTCACCTACGGACCGGAATTCTACCAGGAAGTCCGGAACCAGCCGGCAGTCCAGGAACTGTACAAAAAAATCGACGCCCAGACCGGAGGCCTGGGAACGCTGATGGTGGAAGAGTTGGGGAAATGAAAGACGGGGGCTGCTGACCGCTGATAAAAAAGGAGATGTGAAAAAATGAAAAATCATTTTTTCACATCTCCTTTTTCATACCCTCGGCAATACCTGGGCCAGCAGATCAGCCGGGAGCTGGCCCGGTGCGGAGGCCGGACCGGCGGTGGCAAAGGTCACGGCGGAACCGAACCGCCCGCCTCCGATCCGGGTAACGGCCCCCATGGCTCCCATGGACATGGTGATCACCGGGGTCCGGGGATGTTCCTCCTTCATTTCCAGGGTGGCTGCCAGCAGGGTCAGCACATCCTGTTCCGTTTGGGGCATCACTGCGTATTTGGCCAGATCACAGCCAAGATCCTGCATGGCGCACAGGGTACGGACCAGCGCTTCCCGGGAGGGGGTCTTCTGGAAATCGTGGCAGGAACCCACCACTTTGATTCCCTTTCTGTGGGCCCGGTCCACCAGGCGTTCCATCACCTGGGAGCCCCGGGACAGTTCCACGTCCGCCAGATCCATGGCGCCGCTGTCCATGGCCTCTTCCAGGAGCTGGACATAGGCCTCCGTGGAAATGGCCAGGTTTCCGCCTTCCGCCGCCGTACGGATGGTGAAAAGCAGGGGCAGGTGGGGAATCCTTTCCCGGAAAAGGGCCAGGGGAGCTTTCCAGCTGCCCGGTTCCCGGATGGGACCATAGCAGTCCGCTCGCCATTCGACCAGGTCACAGGGACATTCTGCCAGCTGATCCAGGGCTTCTTCCAGTCCGGACAGGGTGGGGGCTGTCAGTGGGACGGCAATTTTCGGCTGTCCTTCGCCGATTGCCAGATTTTTTACAAGTACAGGTTGGGCCATGATGGATATGCTCCTTTTTTCTTCTTTGTTCCAGTATACGGCAGCCGGTGGAAAAGTGTCAATAAAGGCTGCTGGCTGCATACAGGAAGGCTGAAGTTTCAGGACAGTCCTCCCGTATGTTTTCCTGTCAGATAAAACTGTGCAAAAGTTCGAAAAATTCAAAAATCCATGGTATAATTTTCCTGTACCCTGCCGCAGACAGCGGCTGTATCACCAAAAATGCCATTGCAGAAAGAAGGAATGCCTCATGGCGGATCAACCCAAGAAACAAAGAAAAATGCTCAGTTCCTATTCCATCGTTTTCCTGTTCCTGATCTTCACAGCCATCCTGACCTGGTTCGTGCCCCAGTCCGTGGTCATCAACGACCATGGAACCAAGAAAATCATCTATGATGCCATCCTGGTGAAGGGAAAAGTGATGGCCGGCCAGGGGCTCCAGCCCATGGGGCTGTGGGACATCATCATGGCCCCGGCCAAGGGGTTCGTGAAGGCGGCCCAGCTGTGCTTTGCCCTCTTGATGGCCGGAGCGTTCCTCCATCTGCTGAACTATGTGGGAGCCATGCGGGCCGGGATCGGCTGGCTGCTGAAGCGGTTCACCGGCAAGACCCTGATTGTGGTGCTGACCTTCTTCTCCGCCCTTTTCGGGGCCGTTTACGGCCTCTGGGAAGAGATCCCCGCTTATTCCATGGCGGTGGTGCCCCTGTTCGTCCTGGCCGGATATGATGTGGTCACCGGCATCGGGGTGCTGACGGTGGGGGCCACGGCCGGCAACATGGCCAGCGTGGTGAACCCTTTCTCCCTGGGGGCTGCCGTGGGGGCCATCGGCAATGAAAGCCTGTCCCTGGGCAGCGGCATCGTCCTGCGGCTGGTGCTTTTCGCCGTGCTCTATCTGGTGGCCCTGGCCTATGTGCTCCAGTATGCGGCCCGGGTGAAGAAAGATCCCTCCAGATCCATTGTGGCCGGACTGCCGGTGAACACCATGGTGGAGGAAAGGCAGGAAGAGGTGGAAATCACCTCCCGTCAGGCTCTTTCCATCGGGCTCCTGGTACTGATCGTCATTGCCATGATCTGCGGCTATGTGCCCTGGGACTCCATTAAATTTGCGGATGGAACCACGGCAAAGACCCTGGTGAATCTGCCTTTTACCACCCTGGCCAAGGTACCGGTACTGGGGAACCTGCTGGGCGCGGAACATTACACCCAGTTCGGAGACTGGTATTTTGAAGAATTTTCCTTCGTATTCCTGGCCGGTGCCCTGCTGCTGGGAATCATCAACAAGATCCCGGAAGCCACCTTCATCAAAGAATTCATCGCCGGAGCCCGGGACCTGCTCAGCGTGGTGCTGGTGCTGGCCATTGCCAATGGGATTTCCGTGATCATGGGCAGCAAGACCGCCGGCATGTCCGTCACCTTTGTGTACTGGATCCAGAATGCCCTCCAGGGCGTGCCTTCCTGGGCTTTCTCCCTGGCCGTCATCCTGTCCTATGTGGCCATCGGGTTCTTCATGCAGTCCACCAGCGGGGTAGCCGGGATCACCATGCCCATCCTGGGGGCCGTGGCCTATGCCCTGTATGAAACCGCTCCCATCGGGCCGGTGGGGGGGCAGGTACTGCTGATCGCCAGCTTCACCATCGGGCTGAACTTCACCAGTGCCCTGTATCCCAGTGCCACCAACATGGGGACTTTGGAACTCTACAAGGTACCCTATGACATCTACCTGAAGTTCATCCTGAAAGGGGCCCTGCTGCTGCTCGTTACCGGCGGGATCATCGTTTCCGTGGCGCCCATGCTGGGCATCCTGTAACCTTTTGGGGTATAATGGAACCAATCAACAAGAAAAGGAGTTTTGCTGTCATGACCGTACTGGATTCTCTGGAACCCCGCCGGGTGTTCCATTTCTTTGAAGAAATTTCCCGGATTCCCCATGGGTCCGGCCATACCAAAGCCATCAGTGACTGGCTGGTGGAATTTGGCCGGAAACGGGGCCTGGAAGTCCGTCAGGATGCCCTGAACAATGTGGTCCTGGTGGGACCGGCTTCTCCCGGATATGAACAGGCAGAGCCGGTGATTTTCCAGGGCCACATGGACATGGTCTGTGAAAAGGCCCCGGACTGCCCCAAGGACATGGAAAAGGAAGGCCTGGATCTGGAAGTGTCCGGGGATGAAATCACCGCCCGGGGGACCACCCTGGGGGCGGATGACGGGATTGCCGTGGCCATGGGCCTGGCCCTGCTGGATGATCCCTCCATTCCCCGGCCCCGGCTGGAAGCGGTGTTCACCGTGGACGAGGAAATCGGCATGCTGGGAGCAGTGGATCTGGATGCCAGCGGACTTGCAGGCCGGCGGATGATCAATATGGATTCGGAGGAAGAAGGGGTCTTCACCGCAGGCTGTGCCGGCGGAGTGGATGTGAACTGCGCCCTGCCCGTCCGGCGGGAAGCCTTTGCCGGCACCTGCCTGGAACTGAAGATCAGCGGCCTGACAGGGGGACACTCTGGAGCGGAAATCCACAAGGGAAGGGCCAACGGGGACAGGCTCATGGGCCGTCTCCTGCTCCATCTGGACCGGGAAGTCCTGTACCGGCTGGTTGAAGTGGAAGGGGGAACCAAGGACAACGCCATTCCCCGGGAAGCCAGGGCGGCTGTGCTGACTCCCGAACCGGAAAAACTCCGGCAGGCAGTGGCGGCTTTTGACCGGATTCTCCGGCAGGAATTCCAGGTGACCGATCCGGACCTCCAGGTGACGGCAGAGCCGGCAAGGGCGGAACGCCTGCCCATGGACCGGGAATCCACGGAAAAGGTCCAGTGTCTCCTGACCAGTCTGCCGGGAGGGGTCCAGGTCATGAGTCCGGAACTGGAAGGCATGGTCCAGACCTCCCTGAACCTGGGGATCCTCTATACGGAAGACGGGCAGGTGTGCGCCGGCCTGCTGGTGCGCAGCAGTGTGGAAAGCCAGAAGGAAATGGTGGCGGAACAGATCGAAGGGCTGCTGCGGCAGCTGGGAGGACAGGCCATCCGCTCCGGGGACTATCCGGGCTGGGCCTACCGGGCAGATTCGCCTCTCCGGGACCTGTTTGTCCAGGTGTACCGGGAACAGTATGGAAAGGAACCCAAAGTGGAAGCCATCCACGCCGGGGTGGAATGCGGCATGTTCGCCGCCAAGCTCCCGGGACTGGACTGCATTTCCCTGGGGCCCACCCTGACGGAAATCCATACGTATCGGGAAACCATGCACATCGCTTCCGTCCAGCGGACCTGGAACCTGCTGCTGGAAGTACTGAAACGGATGAAATGAGGGTGTACACCATGAATGATATGGAACAGCGGACCCAGGCCATCATCGAAGCCTGTGCCCAGGAAAAGGAAACCAATCCCCTGGCCATTTTCCGTCATGTGGCCAGCAGGGATTTTGTCCGGATCCATGGACCGGAACATCATGTGCTGGATGGAGCCTGCCTGCTGACAGCGCTCCACAATGCCGGTATGGAATTTGATCTCAGGGAGCTGTTGGGCAGGCTGCGGCAGGAGGGACTCCAGATGCCCGGGGCCATCTGCGGCCACTGGGGCGTCTGCGGTGCCGTGGCTTCCATAGGGGCTGCCCTGGCTCTCCTGGAAGAAACCGGGCCTTTGACCACGGATTCTTCCTGGGGCAGCCACATGACCTGCACGGCCAGGGCCCTGGCCAATCTGGCGGCCATTGGCGGGCCACGCTGCTGCAAGCGGGATGCATATACGGCTTTGAAAACAGCCATTCCCTATGTAAAGGAACGGTTCGGGATCACCCTGCCGGAAGAAAAAACCGTTTGTGGTTTCTATCCCAGGAACCAGCAGTGCCTGGAGGAAAGGTGTCCGTATAATCCGCAGTTTTGCGACTAGCGGTCCGAAGGGGCTGTTGCTCAGGCAACAGCCCCTTTCTTCTTCTTTGATTCTAGTGTAAAATAGATTCAATACGTCGATGCTATGATACTGTATTGGAGGAACAATGTATGAAGAAGAAATACTGGCTGGGGTTTTGGGCCGCGGCTGTTTTTTTGCTGTTTTTCATGAACTCATCCCTGCCTCTGACGGACAGCGTGGAAGGGAACTATGCCCTGACGGCCAAGGAAATGGTCCTCAGCGGAGACTGGCTGTCTCCCCAGATCTACGGCCGGTACTGGTATGACAAACCGGTTTTCGCCTACTGGATGATCGCCCTTGGCTTCAAGATTTTCGGGTTCAGCGAATTCGGGGCCCGTTTCTTTCCGTCCCTGTTCGGACTGGGAGGCCTGTGGCTGACGGTGCAGGCGGGAAAACGGCTGTATCGGGAAGAAGTGGGCTTTTTAAGCGGTGTCCTGTTGCTGATGACCCTGGAGTTTTTTACTATTTCCAAAAGTGTCCTGACCGACGGCATGCTGTTCCTGTTCATGGACGGGGCGCTGCTGTGTTTTTTCCTGGGATACAGCAGCCGGGAAAAGAACTGGTATTACGGGGTGTATCTCCTGTCCGCTCTGGCCACCCTTACCAAAGGGCCCATCGGATTTCTCATGCCCGGGTTCATCATTACGCTTTTCCTGCTGTACCAGAAGGACTGGAAATGTCTGAAAGACGCCAAACTGGCCACCGGGATCCCGCTGTTCCTGCTGGTGGCCCTGCCCTGGTACATTGCCATGGCCCGGGTCCATCCGGATTTCCTGGGCAGTTTTCTGGGTACCCAGAATGTGCTCCGGGCTACGGTTTCTGAACATCCCCGGGACAATGTGATCTGGTACTATACGGCGGTAAATATCCTGAACGCCTATGCCTGGGTGGGCTTTGTGCCCGGCATGCTGTGGAACCTGCTGCGGAAAAACGGAAAATGGAATTATCCGGCTGCCCGGGAAGCTTTCCTGCTGCTGTGGATGGCGGCCATTTTTGTATTCTTCCAGTGCATGGCCACTAAATACATTACCTACACTTACCCCCTGCTGCTGCCCCTGTGCGTGCTGACGGCGGACTATATCTGGAAAAAGGGAAGCAGCCTGCCCCTGAAGGGGATGCTGCTGTGCAATATCCTTTTCTACGGGGCCCTGACCTTTGCCGCTTCCAAAGTGACCAAACTGGCCCCCGGGGTGTTTCCCAATCCCGGCAATCTCTTCTATTTCATGCTGATCTACACACTCTGCATGGTTGTGCTGGCCTTCCACAAATACAAGGGGAAAAGCAGCCAGGAAGTATTTTCCACCGTGGTGATGCTGACCATTGCCTTCCACTGCTGCAGTCTGGATCTGCTGGCCAAACCTCTGATGGAGGACGTGACCGGGAAGACTGCGGCCCAGTTCATCAACGCCCTGGTCCCGGCGGATATGCCCATTTACATCCGGGGCGGCGGCTATCCCACTTCCGGGGTGTTCTACACCGGCCGGGAAATGGTGATGCTGGTGCCCGATGAGGAGGCGGAAGCCTTCAAACCCAGGCAAGACAGCTGGTCCGCCAAGAACATCATGCCCTGGACCACCTATGGTCAGGTCCGGGAACAGCAGGGGAAGGCCCTGGTGCTGGTGGACACCAAGACACGGAAACTGAAGACAAAGCTGGAGGAAGACTGGCCGGGTACCTGGAAACGGGTGAAGCTGCCCGGACAGTGGACGGTTATGATCAAAGAGAGGTAGGAAAACATGGACGAAGAAAAAATCCGTTCCTATCTGGAACGGCAGGAGTTTATTGGATTCCGGGTGCGCCAGGAGGAACTGGACCATCCGGAACAGCTCCAGCGGTATTTCCAGCTGCTGGAGTATGTGGGGAGCCATCCGGCCCTGGCCCGGAAGTTCTGCAGCCGCTGGGGGCTTTCCTTCGGGGAGGACTGCGGTTCCACCCTTTGGACCAATCCGGCAGCGGTGGCATTCGTGGAGAAAATGGCAGATGCCTTTCCTTTTCTCTTCTTTCTGGCGGAAAAGGAGGGGGAAACCCTGAAACTGCTGGTGATGCTTACCTGCCAGAGCGACCGGGTGGAAGGGGACAATCTGTCCCTGGACCCGGAGAAATTCAACCGCTTTCTGAAACAGCAGCTGAAGGGGCTGCTGCTGCTCAGTGAAAAAGCGGGGTTGAGCCCGGAAAATGCCCAGGGACTGATCCAGAATATCTATGAATATTTCGGGTTGTCTGACTGAAGAGTCAAATTCACAAATCATTCAAGAATTTGCCCTTCCTTTGACACAGGTCATGGGTATACTGATAACCGTAACAGGGATTACCCCTCCTTGTTACATCTTCCCCATCAAATCATCATAAACAACTTCCTTTCAAGGAAAAAGCCTTCTGCTTCCCCAGCAGAAGGCTTTTTCCGTATGGTACGGTTTTTACGGTTTTTCAATGGTTCCATGTTCCTGGGCAAATTCCAGGAAGGTCCGGATGGTTTCATTTTCCAGGGCACTATTCTGCCACAGCATCTCGATTTCATAATAGAGAGGCGGGGTCAGGGAAAGAGGAACCAGGTCCGGTTCCCGTTCCGCCACTGCACGGTACAGGAATCCGCCGGCCACTCCGCTGCGAAGCAGCTGGATCTTGGTGTAAAGCTGGGAGGTGGACCACTGGATCCGGGGGGTGCAGTGATCCTGGTGGAACCGTTCCAGGACCGTTTCCCTGAATTTCTGGCTGTTTTCGATTTCCACCAGATCCTCCTGGGCCAGCTGGGGAATGGAAATGGCCGTTTCCCGGGCCAGGGGATGGCTGCGGCTGACACAGTAGACAATTTCGCAGTGTTTCATGGCACGGGTGGCCATGTCATCCTGGTCCGCTCCCTTGCCGCTGACAATGGCAATGTCGATCCGGCCATCCTGGAGGGCTTTCCGCAGGGAAAGGGAGTTTCCGTGATGGAGTTCCAGCCGGATTTCCGGATGCTTTCTGTGGAAAAGAGCCAGAAAGGGGATTTCCAGGGCTTCCATCATGGGGGGCAGTCCCACCCGGATGGAGGTGTTTTTCTTCTGGAGACGGGTCATATCATCGGCAATCTGATTGGCCTTCTGGAGCAGTTCTTCCACTTCCAGAGAAAAATAGGATCCTTCCGTGGTGAGCACCAGCTTTTTGTGGGACCGCTTGAACAGCTTCAGGCCAAATTCCTCTTCCAGTTCCCGGATGGCCGCCGAAACAGCAGGTTGGGATATGTGAAGTTCTTCCGCTGCCTTGGTGATGCTGTGCTGACGGCAGACCTCCTGAAAATAGCGCAATTGATGTAATTTCATGGATGTTCCTCCCAACCTGGGGGTACAGCCAGGACAAAAATATCCTGTACTTCCTACCCAGTAATGTCTTGTATTGTATACATTATATACAAAATAGTCGGGAAAAATAACAGCAGGTTCACTTATGATTATTATAAAAGAAATAGATAATTCCAAAAGAAAGAAATTTGTAGGAAAAACAACGGTGCAAAAAGACGATCCCTGTTATAATAGAAAAGATATCACCGTCCTTTCCTCTGCTTTTTCGAGAAGGGACACAAGGAGAGAAGTACATGAAGGAAAACCATGCACCGTTGGCCCTTTG is a genomic window containing:
- a CDS encoding ArnT family glycosyltransferase, coding for MKKKYWLGFWAAAVFLLFFMNSSLPLTDSVEGNYALTAKEMVLSGDWLSPQIYGRYWYDKPVFAYWMIALGFKIFGFSEFGARFFPSLFGLGGLWLTVQAGKRLYREEVGFLSGVLLLMTLEFFTISKSVLTDGMLFLFMDGALLCFFLGYSSREKNWYYGVYLLSALATLTKGPIGFLMPGFIITLFLLYQKDWKCLKDAKLATGIPLFLLVALPWYIAMARVHPDFLGSFLGTQNVLRATVSEHPRDNVIWYYTAVNILNAYAWVGFVPGMLWNLLRKNGKWNYPAAREAFLLLWMAAIFVFFQCMATKYITYTYPLLLPLCVLTADYIWKKGSSLPLKGMLLCNILFYGALTFAASKVTKLAPGVFPNPGNLFYFMLIYTLCMVVLAFHKYKGKSSQEVFSTVVMLTIAFHCCSLDLLAKPLMEDVTGKTAAQFINALVPADMPIYIRGGGYPTSGVFYTGREMVMLVPDEEAEAFKPRQDSWSAKNIMPWTTYGQVREQQGKALVLVDTKTRKLKTKLEEDWPGTWKRVKLPGQWTVMIKER
- a CDS encoding LysR family transcriptional regulator, whose protein sequence is MKLHQLRYFQEVCRQHSITKAAEELHISQPAVSAAIRELEEEFGLKLFKRSHKKLVLTTEGSYFSLEVEELLQKANQIADDMTRLQKKNTSIRVGLPPMMEALEIPFLALFHRKHPEIRLELHHGNSLSLRKALQDGRIDIAIVSGKGADQDDMATRAMKHCEIVYCVSRSHPLARETAISIPQLAQEDLVEIENSQKFRETVLERFHQDHCTPRIQWSTSQLYTKIQLLRSGVAGGFLYRAVAEREPDLVPLSLTPPLYYEIEMLWQNSALENETIRTFLEFAQEHGTIEKP
- a CDS encoding DUF5714 domain-containing protein; the encoded protein is MNDMEQRTQAIIEACAQEKETNPLAIFRHVASRDFVRIHGPEHHVLDGACLLTALHNAGMEFDLRELLGRLRQEGLQMPGAICGHWGVCGAVASIGAALALLEETGPLTTDSSWGSHMTCTARALANLAAIGGPRCCKRDAYTALKTAIPYVKERFGITLPEEKTVCGFYPRNQQCLEERCPYNPQFCD
- a CDS encoding aminoacyl-histidine dipeptidase, coding for MTVLDSLEPRRVFHFFEEISRIPHGSGHTKAISDWLVEFGRKRGLEVRQDALNNVVLVGPASPGYEQAEPVIFQGHMDMVCEKAPDCPKDMEKEGLDLEVSGDEITARGTTLGADDGIAVAMGLALLDDPSIPRPRLEAVFTVDEEIGMLGAVDLDASGLAGRRMINMDSEEEGVFTAGCAGGVDVNCALPVRREAFAGTCLELKISGLTGGHSGAEIHKGRANGDRLMGRLLLHLDREVLYRLVEVEGGTKDNAIPREARAAVLTPEPEKLRQAVAAFDRILRQEFQVTDPDLQVTAEPARAERLPMDRESTEKVQCLLTSLPGGVQVMSPELEGMVQTSLNLGILYTEDGQVCAGLLVRSSVESQKEMVAEQIEGLLRQLGGQAIRSGDYPGWAYRADSPLRDLFVQVYREQYGKEPKVEAIHAGVECGMFAAKLPGLDCISLGPTLTEIHTYRETMHIASVQRTWNLLLEVLKRMK